A DNA window from Polyodon spathula isolate WHYD16114869_AA chromosome 18, ASM1765450v1, whole genome shotgun sequence contains the following coding sequences:
- the LOC121330528 gene encoding B-cell lymphoma/leukemia 10-like, with protein MDVPQLTEDEMAEIKKEALERLRPYLCDTIMAERHFDYLRAKKILTREDTEEISCKNTSKKKTGKLLDYLAENPRGLDTLIESIQRGRIQNFIITKITDEVQKVRNERLESMKAGVTSSSCVPPKCMGATNNLSRTFSYESIYEKGRDSTLLLHPEGEWSPGTSTAVSSMNLQYGSMLEKGTTVASNSVSSTLPKPGDPGAPALPDELQSEPEGTCGSTSSDAQFQPLRSRSLSPSQPHFS; from the exons ATGGATGTTCCCCAGCTTACTGAAGACGAAATGgctgaaataaaaaaggaa GCTCTAGAACGATTGAGACCATATCTCTGTGATACAATCATGGCTGAAAGACATTTTGATTACCTGCGTGCCAAGAAGATCCTCACCAGAGAGGACACAGAGGAGATCAGCtgcaaaaacacaagcaaaaagaAGACTGGAAAGCTGCTTGACTATCTAGCAGAAAACCCAAGGGGTCTGGACACTCTGATTGAATCCATCCAGCGTGGGAGAATCCAGAATTTCATCATCACTAAAATCACTGATGAAGTACAGAAGGTCAGAAATGAAAGACTGGAAAGCATGAAAG CCGGAGTCACCAGTAGCAGCTGCGTGCCACCCAAGTGTATGGGTGCAACAAACAACCTCTCCAGAACATTTTCATATGAGTCCATCTATGAGAAAGGCAGAGATTCCACCTTGCTGTTGCACCCTGAAGGGGAATGGAGTCCTGGCACATCCACTGCTGTTTCCTCAATGAATTTGCAATATGGATCCATGTTGGAAAAGGGAACTACAGTAGCCAGTAACAGTGTGTCTTCCACGCTTCCAAAGCCTGGAGACCCGGGGGCCCCAGCGCTCCCTGATGAGCTGCAGTCAGAGCCCGAGGGGACCTGTGGAAGCACCAGCAGTGATGCACAGTTTCAACCACTCCGCTCGAGGTCTCTGTCACCATCACAGCCTCACTTTTCCTAG
- the c18h1orf52 gene encoding UPF0690 protein C1orf52 homolog has translation MAEKNQDPLSYFAGYGSSSESESSDSDEESKTSVGNKNRSTAGGTQGNKPPAGGSAALPKPDELFKSVSKPSFLYNPLNKQIDWERHTVKAPEEPAKEFKVWKTNAVPPPESYATEQKKSAPLGMDMAIKWSSMYEDNGDDAPQPAGEQARFLPPDEEPSESDDEDKDEPSSAKKRKVETFQQKEKRKREAGQASTEQSFVEEEKRVLRQSFNS, from the exons atggctgagAAAAACCAGGACCCGCTGAGCTATTTTGCAGGCTATGGCAGCAGCTCTGAGTCAGAAAGCAGCGATTCTGATGAGGAAAGTAAGACTTCGGTTGGAAATAAGAACAGGAGTACCGCTGGAGGCACACAAGGGAATAAACCACCTGCAGGTGGATCTGCCGCTTTACCTAAACCGGACGAACTATTTAAATCTGTGTCCAAACCTTCCTTCTTGTATAATCCACTCAACAAACAAATAGACTGGGAACGACACACCGTGAAAGCACCGGAAGAA CCAGCAAAGGAATTTAAAGTATGGAAGACCAATGCTGTGCCCCCACCAGAGTCATACGCCACAGAACAGAAGAAAAGTGCGCCCCTAGGAATGGACATGGCGATCAAGTGGTCCAGCATGTACGAGGACAATGGGGATGATGCTCCGCAGCCTGCAGGGGAGCAGGCCCGGTTTCTGCCTCCAGATGAAGAGCCCTCTGAATCAG aTGATGAGGACAAAGATGAGCCTTCCTCTGCTAAGAAGCGGAAAGTGGAAACCTTTCAGCAGAAGGAGAAAAGGAAACGTGAAGCAGGGCAagccagcacagagcagagcttTGTAGAGGAGGAGAAAAGGGTTCTCCGACAAAGTTTTAATTCTTAG